Genomic DNA from Klebsiella variicola:
GGCGGTGGACTTCGTCGAGAAACAGCACGCCGCCGTTTGCCGCTTCAAACGCCCCGGCTTTATCGCTCTGCGCGCCGGTAAACGCGCCTTTGACGTAACCAAACAGGTTGGCGGCCAACAGCTCCGGGTTGCTGGCATACTGGGCGCAGTTAAAGCTGACAAAAGGCGCATCGGGCGGCAGCAGCCCCTGGGCGATAGCAAACTCATGCATCAGCTCCGCCATATAGCTCTTGCCAGTTCCGCTGTCGCCAACGATCAGCAGCGGAAGCCCACCGTTGGGATAAAACAGCGCGGTTTTCATCTGTTCGATAGGCTTGCGCAGGCTACCGTCATGGCCGGTCAGCAATGAGAAATGATCCGCCTGCTCCGGCTGCCGGTCGCTCTCTGCGAGCAGCTCCGCCATGCTGGCGTACTCGCTGCGGGAAAGAGGGAAGAACTGCTGGCAGAAGGCGGCCTTATGCAGGAAATAGACTGGTCGAGTATTGATCTTCACCAGCACATCCTGGGCCACCAACTGATTCAGATAGTGGCTGGCGGTATTTCTTTGCATCGCAAAAAGCCGGGCCAGGTAGCCAGCGGTGAAGACCTCGCTCAGGTTATCCGGATCAAAAAAATCGGTCTGATTTTGCAGAAAAGCCAACAGTTCCGTTTTACGCATGACATCCCCCTCTTCACCTTACAGAGGCTTATGATGCGGGAAATCCACCAGGCGTTGGCGCTAAATTCACTTTTTGCGGTTCGGAGCACAAAAAAAACGGCGCCCAAATCCGCGGACGCCGCATAACAAAACCGTTACAGCCGCGCCAGGGCCTCCCGCATTCCTGAGCGCAAAATCATTTCCAGATAGCGCGTGACCTGGTCGGAAAGGCCGGGAATAGCCGTCAGATCCTCGCCCCAGTGCGCGTTATCCTGTAAAACCTCCAGCACCAGTCCATGCAGCGGGCTCCCGTTCGCCACCTGCTTCCATCCTTGCGAGAAGCGGGTTAACCAGACGTCATCATCCTGCAGCGGATACACCTGTCCGTCGCGCTGGCCGCGATAGAAGGCGATAAGCGCCGCCAGGGCAAACGTTAGCCGCGGCGGGATCGCGCCGTGCTGGCGGATTGTCGTCAGCAGCTGCGGCAGGATCCGGGTGCGGAACTTAGTCATGCCGTTCAGGGCGATGGCGAGCAATTGATGGCGAATATAGGGATTAAGAAAGCGCCCGGTGACCGCATCGGCAAACTGACGAAGCTCCTCGGCCGGTAAATCGAGCGCCGGGATAATCTCTTCATCAATCGTCTGCTGTACATAATGGCGAATGGCTTCGTCCTGCATCGCTTCGCCAACGGTATCCACCCCGCACAGCCATGCTACCGGCACCAGCGCGGTATGCGCACCGTTAAGAATGGCAACCTTGCGCGCTTTATAGGGCCGGATATCCTCTACGATGCGGATATTAAGCGAGTAGCGATCCAGCCGCAGCGTTTCCGCCAGCGCCTGCGGACCCTGAATGACGAATAACCAAAAGTATTCGGCGGTATCAAGGAAAGCATCATGGTAGCCCAGCTCCGCTTCCAGCTTTTCTGCTTCATCACGCGGGTAGCCGGTGACGATGCGGTCAACCAGCGTTGAACAAAACGTATTGGCGGTCTCAACCCAGTCGCGAAAAGCCGCGGGCAATTGCCACTCTTTGGCGTAGCGTAGCACCAGCGCCTTCAGCGCTTCGCCGTTGTAGTCGATCAGCTCGCAGGGGATAATCGTCCACCCCTTATCCGCAGCGCCATTGAAATGGCGGAAACGTTCGAGCAGCAGTTGGGTCAGCTTCGCCGGGAAGCTAACCGGCGGCTTATCGTCAAGCCGGTCTCCGGCATGATAGCTAATACCCGCTTCGGTAGTATTTGAAAATACGAACGCGATCGCCGGATTACGAGCCAGCGCCAGATAGCTGGCAAAATCCTGCCAGGGATTGAGCTCGTTATTAACGGAGCGAATAATCCGCGATTCGCTCACCGCCTCGCCGCGTTCATTCAACCCACGAATGATCGTGGTATAGAGTCCGTCCTGGGTATTTAACGACGGCGGAAACGCGGTGTTGATCGGGCGAATAATGGTCACGCCCGCCGCCAGATCGGTTTGCTCATTCAGCAGATCCAGCTGCCAGTCAATAAATGCCCGCAGGAAGTTGCCCTCGCCAAACTGAATCGCGCGCGTCGGGTACTGCGGCCCGGGAAAATCTTGTCGGTTTAACGATTTCATAAGCTTACCTGCTAAAAATGAATAACGCCTTTGATCAGCTGACGATTGTTAATCACTTCGCTTTCGTAAATGTCCGCCAGCGACCTGAAATCGTAACGGTGGGTCAGCATCATCCTGGCGGTGATTTTCCCCTCGGCCATCAGCCGCCCAACTTTGGCAAAATCCTCTTCCGTCGCATTACGACTGCCCATCATCGTCGTCTCTTTCTTATGAAATTCCGGGTCGGAGAACTGCAGTTCCCCCTTAAACAGACCAACAAAAATGATGCTGCCGCCGTGACGGATTAAATTAACGGTGTTATTCATCGCCTGCTGATTTCCCGTCGCGTCAATCACTTTCTGCGCCAGAGAACCGCCAAACGTGGCAGACAGTTGCTCGATAAACAGCGGATCGGAGGGATCGAGGGTGGTCAGGCCGAGATGCTGTGCCACATGATCGCGCCGCGCCGGGCTGGTATCCGCCACCACCACCTGCGCGCCGTCAGCCTTAGCGATCGCCGCCGCCCCAAGGCCGATGGGGCCCGCGCCAACCACCAGCACCTGCTCCCCTGCCCGGATAGCGGCGCGGCGCACCGCGTGGGCGCTGATGGCGAATGGCTCAATCAACGCCACGGCTTCAGGATCGACGTCATCCACCACCAGCAGATTGTTTACCGGCACGCAGAGATACTCGCTAAACCCGCCGTCCCGATGCACGCCGATCACCGAAATCTTCTCGCAGCAGTTTGTCCGGCCGTTCAGACAGGCCGGACACTGGCGGCAGGCGACATAGGGAATCACAGCAACCTGTTGGCCGCTCTTCAAATTAAGAATATTTTTACCCAGCCCAATTATCTCACCGCATATTTCATGTCCAAGAACACGCGGATAACTAAAAAAAGGCTGATTGCCGCCCCATGCATGAATGTCTGTCCCACAAATCCCCACTGCCTTTATTTTAATGAGCACTTCATCATCGCCGGGAATGGGAATCTGGCGTTTTTCCCAGTGTAGTTTTTTAGGTTCCTGACACACTAAAGTATTCATCGATGTCATAATAATTGCCTCCGTATTTGTTGGCTTAGATATCGATGAAAAATAGAAACAGAGTGAAACTCATTGCAAAATCTGTGAAATGTCGCGCACAAAACTGTTTTAAATCCGGCTTTAATGGATAAAAAAGGAAAACGTTATGAGTCGCTCACAAAACCTACGTCACAATGTTATTAACCAGGTCATCAACGATATGGCGCGTGGCTTTATCCCCTCGCCGCTACCCTCGCAAAGCGCACTGGCGGAGATGTATAACATCAGCCGCACCACGGTGCGCCATATCCTTTGCCACTTATGCGAGCGCGGCGTCTTGAGCCAGGTCAATCACGACTACCAGATCCTTCGTCAGCCGGAAGTACAGGACGGCTTCGATGGTTCCAGCGCCTCGCTGACCGAACAAAACCGTCTCTTTGAACAAGCGTTTTTTACCATGATTAACCAGCGTCAGCTACGCGCCGGGGAGCGGTTCTCCGAACTGCAACTGGCGCGTGCCGCGGGCGTCAGCCCGGTCGTGGTCAGAGAATTTTTACTGAAATTCAGCCGCTACAACCTGATTGAAAGCGAAAAGCGCGGCCAGTGGAACATGAAAAAATTTGAGCAATCCTGGGCCGAGCAACTGTTCGAATTGCGGGAAATGCTGGAAACCCACGCACTTCAACATTTTCTTAATCTGCCGGACAG
This window encodes:
- a CDS encoding tagaturonate reductase encodes the protein MKSLNRQDFPGPQYPTRAIQFGEGNFLRAFIDWQLDLLNEQTDLAAGVTIIRPINTAFPPSLNTQDGLYTTIIRGLNERGEAVSESRIIRSVNNELNPWQDFASYLALARNPAIAFVFSNTTEAGISYHAGDRLDDKPPVSFPAKLTQLLLERFRHFNGAADKGWTIIPCELIDYNGEALKALVLRYAKEWQLPAAFRDWVETANTFCSTLVDRIVTGYPRDEAEKLEAELGYHDAFLDTAEYFWLFVIQGPQALAETLRLDRYSLNIRIVEDIRPYKARKVAILNGAHTALVPVAWLCGVDTVGEAMQDEAIRHYVQQTIDEEIIPALDLPAEELRQFADAVTGRFLNPYIRHQLLAIALNGMTKFRTRILPQLLTTIRQHGAIPPRLTFALAALIAFYRGQRDGQVYPLQDDDVWLTRFSQGWKQVANGSPLHGLVLEVLQDNAHWGEDLTAIPGLSDQVTRYLEMILRSGMREALARL
- a CDS encoding zinc-binding alcohol dehydrogenase family protein, giving the protein MTSMNTLVCQEPKKLHWEKRQIPIPGDDEVLIKIKAVGICGTDIHAWGGNQPFFSYPRVLGHEICGEIIGLGKNILNLKSGQQVAVIPYVACRQCPACLNGRTNCCEKISVIGVHRDGGFSEYLCVPVNNLLVVDDVDPEAVALIEPFAISAHAVRRAAIRAGEQVLVVGAGPIGLGAAAIAKADGAQVVVADTSPARRDHVAQHLGLTTLDPSDPLFIEQLSATFGGSLAQKVIDATGNQQAMNNTVNLIRHGGSIIFVGLFKGELQFSDPEFHKKETTMMGSRNATEEDFAKVGRLMAEGKITARMMLTHRYDFRSLADIYESEVINNRQLIKGVIHF
- a CDS encoding GntR family transcriptional regulator gives rise to the protein MSRSQNLRHNVINQVINDMARGFIPSPLPSQSALAEMYNISRTTVRHILCHLCERGVLSQVNHDYQILRQPEVQDGFDGSSASLTEQNRLFEQAFFTMINQRQLRAGERFSELQLARAAGVSPVVVREFLLKFSRYNLIESEKRGQWNMKKFEQSWAEQLFELREMLETHALQHFLNLPDSDARWLQAKTLLERHRTLRDSIGNSFRMFSQLDRDFHSLLLSAADNIFFNQSLEIISVIFHFHYQWDESDLKQRNIIAIDEHMTILSALICRSDLDANLALRNHLNSAKQSMINSLKQSESLAH